One Deltaproteobacteria bacterium DNA window includes the following coding sequences:
- a CDS encoding SRPBCC family protein, with amino-acid sequence MTESIIINVSPKVIYEVALDFEKYPEFLSDVKQATIQNGKGKSLIVDFDIKVIKSIQYTLKVTGNPYKSIQWDLIKGELFKKNSGGWVFKEEGKGKTEATYTVDIDFGLFVPSMITSKLIGSNLPSMMKKFKERAESLA; translated from the coding sequence GTGACCGAATCCATTATCATCAACGTCTCCCCGAAAGTGATCTACGAAGTAGCGCTCGATTTTGAGAAGTACCCTGAGTTCCTCTCTGATGTGAAACAGGCGACCATCCAAAACGGCAAGGGGAAGTCGTTAATCGTTGATTTTGATATCAAGGTCATCAAATCGATCCAATACACGCTCAAGGTGACGGGAAATCCGTATAAAAGTATTCAATGGGATCTGATCAAGGGGGAGCTCTTCAAGAAAAATAGCGGGGGATGGGTGTTCAAGGAGGAGGGGAAGGGGAAGACAGAGGCGACCTATACAGTGGATATCGATTTCGGTCTTTTTGTCCCCTCAATGATTACCTCGAAATTGATCGGTTCGAATCTCCCCTCGATGATGAAGAAATTTAAAGAGCGTGCCGAAAGTCTCGCCTGA
- a CDS encoding VWA domain-containing protein — MTIDFRSKVDCRLLPTHPPPPFSLTRSGGAERERSWEKFAAPSFSLSGSLTLFAAVLSRGKPRRFYPYVGASILLHIGLLKLFTRLTKKPEEPQVIEVEFVSPEPQTPLPKEPPPFLPPGNEGTSPKPTRNKGPELVVDSQKKAPQHPSRSNRGTPKITAPKANFGGPLSSNAPLGEEGDAPQAAEEGEPNGSDKGDSDGESMTPLEQLPASLYQGRVIEAEEPDNRRRLTQFGQQLLDHLTLREKKDHYQIALLIDRSGSMLPYAKKIRDLIDQIMEHGQSQVIEGGHVTFALWIYMGAGFPLKHLKPDSEISELSDSAELTAMKTAIEQAIEIIETKPAAGPEYTWDTSIALMNTESFSTLNEVGKVIIAITDDESACFFIKGLEQYCPQGTGDNSVVKVRDAATRKGIRYEVIRRSNF; from the coding sequence ATGACTATCGATTTTCGATCAAAAGTAGACTGTCGACTTTTACCAACTCACCCCCCGCCCCCCTTCTCCTTAACAAGGAGTGGGGGAGCAGAGAGGGAAAGGTCGTGGGAAAAATTTGCAGCCCCCTCATTCTCACTCTCCGGAAGCTTGACCCTCTTTGCGGCAGTTCTTTCTCGAGGAAAACCTCGACGGTTTTACCCTTACGTCGGCGCCTCCATTCTTCTCCACATCGGCCTCCTCAAACTCTTTACCCGACTGACAAAGAAGCCTGAAGAACCTCAGGTGATTGAAGTTGAGTTCGTATCACCGGAACCTCAAACTCCGTTGCCAAAAGAACCCCCTCCTTTTCTACCACCGGGCAACGAAGGGACATCTCCGAAACCGACAAGAAATAAAGGGCCGGAGTTGGTTGTCGACTCGCAAAAGAAAGCTCCTCAGCATCCCTCTCGTTCAAACAGGGGAACCCCAAAGATCACTGCCCCGAAGGCCAATTTTGGAGGGCCGTTGTCGTCAAATGCCCCACTGGGCGAGGAGGGTGATGCACCTCAGGCGGCTGAGGAGGGGGAGCCGAACGGGTCAGATAAAGGGGATTCTGATGGAGAATCGATGACACCGTTGGAGCAGCTTCCGGCAAGTCTCTATCAAGGACGTGTCATAGAGGCCGAGGAACCAGATAATAGAAGACGTCTGACCCAATTTGGACAACAGCTTTTAGATCACTTAACCCTCAGAGAAAAGAAAGACCACTACCAAATCGCCCTCCTGATTGACCGTTCCGGAAGCATGCTCCCGTACGCCAAAAAGATTCGGGACCTGATAGACCAAATCATGGAGCATGGCCAAAGCCAGGTCATTGAAGGGGGACATGTCACATTCGCGCTATGGATCTATATGGGGGCTGGTTTTCCTTTAAAACATCTTAAACCGGATTCCGAAATCTCTGAATTGTCTGATAGCGCTGAATTAACAGCAATGAAAACTGCAATTGAGCAGGCTATAGAGATCATAGAAACCAAGCCAGCTGCCGGTCCTGAATATACGTGGGACACCTCAATAGCACTCATGAACACTGAATCCTTTTCAACCCTAAACGAAGTTGGTAAGGTCATTATTGCCATCACCGACGACGAATCAGCCTGTTTTTTTATAAAAGGCCTAGAGCAATATTGTCCCCAAGGCACAGGGGATAATTCTGTTGTGAAGGTGAGGGATGCCGCAACACGAAAAGGAATCCGCTACGAAGTGATTCGCCGGTCTAATTTCTAG